From Cuculus canorus isolate bCucCan1 chromosome 7, bCucCan1.pri, whole genome shotgun sequence, one genomic window encodes:
- the EGR2 gene encoding E3 SUMO-protein ligase EGR2 has product MMTAKAADKIPVTLGGFVHQLPEGVYPADDISAALPTSVAIFPNADLAGTFDQMSAVAGDGMINADMGDKRALDLPYGGGFAPGAPAPRNQTFTYMGKFSIDPQYPGAGCYPEGIINIVSAGILPGVSAPAAASAASSAASSAAPSAPAASPNPLPGPLGCSMAQGQPADLEHLYSPPPPPYSGCGELYPQDPSSAFLPAAGGAALPFPPPPSYPSPKAADGGLFTVIPEYGGFFPPPQCQREAHADRKPFPCPLDSLRVPPPLTPLSTIRNFTMGAPPAGAAPGTGTGSGGEGARVPGGAYSPHHLPLRPILRPRKYPNRPSKTPVHERPYPCPAEGCDRRFSRSDELTRHIRIHTGHKPFQCRICMRNFSRSDHLTTHIRTHTGEKPFACDFCGRKFARSDERKRHTKIHLRQKERKGAAGCAQPGAGSAAALAPCAARTRTP; this is encoded by the exons ATGATGACCGCCAAGGCGGCGGACAAGATCCCGGTGACCCTCGGCGGGTTCGTGCACCAGCTCCCCGAGGGCGTTTACCCCGCCGATGACATCTCCGCCGCGCTGCCAACTTCGGTCGCGATCTTCCCCAACGCTGACCTGGCAGGGACGTTCGACCAGATGAGCGCGGTGGCAGGAG ACGGCATGATCAACGCGGACATGGGCGACAAGCGGGCCCTGGACCTGCCCTACGGCGGCGGCTTCGCGCCCGGCGCGCCGGCCCCCCGCAACCAGACCTTCACCTACATGGGCAAATTCTCCATCGACCCGCAGTACCCCGGCGCCGGCTGCTACCCCGAGGGCATCATCAACATCGTGAGCGCGGGGATCCTGCCGGGAGTCAGCgctcccgccgccgcctccgccgCCTCCTCCGCCGCCTCCTCGGCCGCCCCCTCGgcccccgccgcctccccgaACCCGCTGCCCGGGCCGCTCGGCTGCTCCATGGCGCAGGGCCAGCCGGCagacctggagcacctctactcgccgccgccgccgccctaCTCGGGCTGCGGGGAGCTGTACCCGCAGGACCCCTCCTCCGCCTTCCTGCCCGCCGCGGGCGGCGCGGCGCTGCCGTTCCCCCCGCCACCCTCCTACCCGTCCCCGAAGGCGGCCGACGGCGGGCTCTTCACCGTCATCCCCGAGTACGGCGGCTTCTTCCCGCCGCCCCAGTGCCAGCGGGAAGCGCACGCCGACCGCAAGCCCTTCCCCTGCCCCCTCGACTCGCTCCGCGTCCCGCCGCCGCTCACGCCGCTCTCCACCATCCGCAACTTCACCATGGGGGCGCCCCCGGCGGGCGCCGCgcccggcaccggcaccggcagcGGGGGAGAGGGCGCCCGGGTGCCCGGCGGCGCCTACAGCCCGCACCACCTGCCGCTGCGGCCCATCCTGCGGCCCCGCAAGTACCCGAACCGGCCCAGCAAGACGCCGGTGCACGAGCGGCCCTACCCCTGCCCCGCCGAGGGCTGCGACCGCCGCTTCTCCCGCTCCGACGAGCTCACCCGGCACATCCGCATCCACACGGGCCACAAGCCCTTCCAGTGCCGCATCTGCATGCGGAACTTCAGCCGCAGCGACCACCTCACCACCCACATCCGCACCCACACCGGCGAGAAGCCCTTCGCCTGCGACTTCTGCGGCAGGAAGTTCGCCCGCTCCGACGAGAGGAAGCGGCACACCAAGATCCACCTGCGCCAGAAGGAGCGCAAAGGCGCCGCGGGGTGCGCGCAGCCCGGCGCGGGGAGCGCCGCCGCCCTGGCCCCCTGCGCCGCCCGGACGAGGACGCCGTGA
- the ADO gene encoding 2-aminoethanethiol dioxygenase: protein MASAIQRVARQARITFRSPAGPAFAENLHRLQQLLDEVRAEDLRLAPRGPAAAAPVSYMHICETESFSMGVFLLRGGACIPLHDHPGMNGMLKVLYGTLRIACMDALPPAAGPRRRALFRSRQLYTPASPPCLLAPNTDNLHQIDAVDGPAAFLDILAPPYDPQRGRDCHYYRLLEAPGAEPPALPAEVWLAETPQAADFWCGGEPYPGPRVCL from the coding sequence ATGGCCTCCGCGATCCAGCGGGTGGCGCGGCAGGCGCGCATCACCTTCCGCAGCCCGGCGGGCCCGGCGTTCGCGGAGAACCTGCAccggctgcagcagctgctggacgAGGTGCGCGCCGAGGACCTGCGCCTGGCGCCGCGGGGGCCGGCGGCGGCCGCGCCCGTCAGCTACATGCACATCTGCGAGACCGAGAGCTTCAGCATGGGCGTGTTCCTGCTGCGCGGCGGCGCCTGCATCCCGCTGCACGACCACCCGGGCATGAACGGGATGCTGAAGGTGCTGTACGGGACGCTGCGCATCGCCTGCATGGACGCGCTGCCGCCCGCCGCGGGGCCGCGCCGCCGCGCGCTGTTCCGCTCGCGGCAGCTGTACACGCCCGCCTCGCCGCCCTGCCTGCTCGCCCCCAACACCGACAACCTGCACCAGATCGACGCCGTGGACGGGCCCGCCGCCTTCCTCGACATCCTGGCGCCGCCCTACGACCCCCAGCGCGGCCGGGACTGCCACTACTACCGCCTGCTGGAGGCGCCGGGCGCCGAGCCGCCCGCGCTGCCCGCCGAGGTGTGGCTGGCCGAGACCCCGCAGGCCGCCGACTTCTGGTGCGGGGGAGAGCCCTACCCCGGGCCCCGCGTCTGCCTCTGA